The segment gcttatcttttttcttatttaaatTGTGATACAAAACAAAGCGAAGAAGGTGAAAGATATTTTGTTGGTAAAGGAAATGTTACATGTAATaataaaggaaaaaaaaatgttaatgttacaatttacaaaaaaaatgaaggAAATAATGGTTTGGATGTGTTAAATTCTACTATAACAGATACAAAtggatattttaatattgagGGATACTGGACAATAAGTAATGAAACAAGTAAGTCATAATAGCTTAtgattaaaacatttttttggtAGGTACCAAGATATGTTTTAAGGGTAACTGTTCAGaaggaagaaaaaaaagagttGGTAAAAAGAAGAATAACCAACTTTGTTTTTACTTTCcatttaaaaacataacaAAAACAAAAGATGAAGCTGAAAAAAATCCATATAAAGTCTCAGTTCCATTGGATAAATTAagttaagaataaaaaaataaaaatggaaatggaaataataataaatttataatttaaacaaGCGCGTGCTTCGCACACACTTGCCAGCAGGGCTTGACTAAGTGagttttatagtttttttattatatcaatagaataaattacagttttgtaaataaaattcaaatactttttaaattttttaaaacattttttttattttttaaaagaatatataaagtaaCGTTATCACTTaagttaattattattttttttttgaaatagaGGTAAAATTTTCgttattaataaagtaatacaaatataaaatttttgataaaaaaagttgaataattttatatatttaaaaagaatgcgccttttttaatttaacttgTGATTTCATTTATTCTTTTGAAGTGATCAAGTAAActgaa is part of the Strongyloides ratti genome assembly S_ratti_ED321, scaffold srae_scaffold0000059 genome and harbors:
- a CDS encoding Transthyretin-like family and Immunoglobulin-like fold domain-containing protein, with the protein product MEHKRNFLLILIVIIAYLFSYLNCDTKQSEEGERYFVGKGNVTCNNKGKKNVNVTIYKKNEGNNGLDVLNSTITDTNGYFNIEGYWTISNETSTKICFKGNCSEGRKKRVGKKKNNQLCFYFPFKNITKTKDEAEKNPYKVSVPLDKLS